In Kryptolebias marmoratus isolate JLee-2015 linkage group LG4, ASM164957v2, whole genome shotgun sequence, the following proteins share a genomic window:
- the scn8ab gene encoding sodium channel, voltage gated, type VIII, alpha subunit b isoform X5 translates to MAAPLIAPPGPDSFKYFTPESLANIEKRIQDEKNKKPPKPRSDSSHRDTSDDNEPKPNSDLEAGKSLPFIYGDIPNGMVATPLEDLDPYYVNQKTFIVLNKGKTIFRFSATPSLYIISPFNLFRRIAIKILIHSLFSMIIMCTILTNCIFMTFSDPPDWSKQVEYTFTGIYTFESLTKIVARGFAIDNFTFLRDPWNWLDFMVISMAYITEFVNLGNVSALRTFRVLRALKTISVIPGLKTIVGALIQSVKKLSDVMILTVFCLSVFALIGLQLFMGNLRQKCVIWPINMTNQYLENGSRGFDWSKYIMNNSNFYFLPNAQDALLCGNSSDSGRCPEGFTCMKAGRNPNYGYTSFDSFGWAFLTLFRLMTQDFWENLYMLTLRAAGKTYMVFFVLVIFVGSFYLVNLILAVVAMAYEEQNQATIEEAEQKEAEFKAMLEQLKKQQEETQAAAMATSAGTVSEAALEDVEGGHLSRSSSEVSKLSSKSAKERRNRKKKWRQKEQEKEKGDSEKVVKSESDDGSKKSTIRFPGSRLGRKTSIMNQSLLSIPGSPFMSRHNSRSSIFSFKGRSKDMGSENEFADDEHSTVEESEDRRGSLFIPYRRNSYSGYSQGSSRIHPLAPHSGGKRNSTVDCNGVVSLIGPGPGRRLLPETTDLEIKKKHSGSLMVSVDQLNSSFKGKERANSQMSVVTNTLIEELEESQRKCPPCWYKFANIFLIWECCPIWLKIKHIVYLIVMDPFVDLAITICIVLNTLFMAMEHYPMTPHFQDVLATGNLVFTGIFAGEMFAKLIAMDPYYYFQEGWNCFDGFIVTLSLVELGLADVEGLSVLRSFRLLRVFKLAKSWPTLNMLIKIIGNSVGALGNLTLVLAIIVFIFAVVGMQLFGKSYKDCVCKIAESCDLPRWHMNDFFHSFLIVFRVLCGEWIETMWDCMEVAGQGMCLIVFMMVMVIGNLVVLNLFLALLLSSFSADNLAATDDDGEPNNLQLAVVRIKNGIAWFKANMRVLVATVLKKPIEEEQKPLDEMYEKKLNCIANHTVDINRELDYPKNGNGTTSGIGSSVGKYMIDEDYMSFIHNPNLTVCVPIAVGESDFENLNTEDFSSESDIENSKDLDDTSSSEGSTIDIKPDVEEVAVVEVVEEYLDPDACWTDECVAKYKCCDVPITHGWGKHWWFLRKTCYLIVEHNWFETLIIFMILLSSGALAFEDVYIEQRKTVRIILEYADRVFTYIFILEMLLKWVAYGFVKYFTNAWCWLDFFIVDVSIVSLIANALGYSDLGPIKSLRTLRALRPLRALSRFEGMRVVVNALVGAIPSIMNVLLVCLIFWLIFSIMGVNLFAGKYYYCFNETAEEYFKQDQVNNKTECFALINANYTEVRWKNVKINFDNVGAGYLALLQVATFKGWMDIMYAAIDSRKVEDQPIYEDNLYMYIYFVIFIIFGSFFTLNLFIGVIIDNFNQQKKKFGGQDIFMTEEQKKYYNAMKKLGSKKPQKPIPRPQNKIQGMVFDFVTQQVFDISIMILICLNMVTMMVETDDQSEDTEYVLYWVNFIFIVIFTGEFLLKLFALRHYYFTNGWNIFDVVVVILSIVGMFLADLIEKYFVSPTLFRVIRLARIGRILRLIKGAKGIRTLLFALMMSLPALFNIGLLLFLVMFIFSIFGMSNFGYVKHGAGIDDMYNFETFGNSMIILFMITTSAGWDGLLLPILNYPPDCDPYLENSGTPATGDCGNPSVGIFFFVMYIIISFLIVVNMYIAIILENFSVATEESADPLSEDDFETFYEIWEKFDPDASQFITYAKLSDFADALEHPLRVPKPNTIELIAMDMPMVSGDRIHCLDILFAFTKRVLGDSGELDMLRQQMEERFVAANPSKVSYEPITTTLRRKQEDVSARIIQRAYRSYLARRGFVCKRKPATNKPENDGNNQEQEKKEGTPSTASLPSYDSVTKPDKEKQDDNNEGKGDRKEKGRNQKDIRESQC, encoded by the exons CTGACGACAATGAGCCGAAGCCCAACAGTGACCTGGAGGCCGGGAAGAGCCTCCCCTTCATCTACGGCGACATTCCTAATGGAATGGTGGCAACGCCGCTGGAGGACTTGGATCCATACTATGTGAACCAGAAA ACTTTTATAGTCCTAAACAAGGGGAAAACAATCTTCCGCTTCAGTGCCACGCCCTCCTTGTACATCATAAGCCCTTTTAATCTATTTAGGCGGATAGCTATAAAGATTTTGATACATTC GTTATTCAGCATGATCATCATGTGCACCATTTTGACCAACTGTATATTCATGACATTCAGCGACCCACCAGACTGGTCCAAACAAGTAGA gtatACCTTCACGGGTATCTATACATTTGAGTCCCTCACAAAAATTGTTGCCCGAGGTTTTGCTATCGATAACTTCACCTTTCTCAGAGACCCGTGGAACTGGCTGGACTTCATGGTCATTTCAATGGC GTATATAACAGAGTTTGTAAACCTAGGCAATGTGTCAGCTCTGCGTACGTTCAGGGTTCTGAGGGCTTTGAAAACTATTTCAGTTATCCCAG GCCTAAAGACCATCGTGGGTGCTCTGATCCAGTCTGTGAAGAAGCTGTCGGATGTGATGATCCTGACCGTCTTCTGTCTCAGCGTCTTCGCTCTGATCGGACTGCAGCTCTTCATGGGGAACCTCCGGCAAAAGTGCGTCATCTGGCCGATCAACATGACCAACCAGTACctggaaaatggaagcagaggGTTTGACTGGAGCAAATACATCATGAACAACT CTAATTTCTACTTCCTCCCCAACGCGCAGGATGCTCTGCTGTGTGGCAATAGTTCTGACTCAGG ACGATGTCCAGAAGGTTTTACATGCATGAAAGCTGGACGAAACCCTAACTATGGTTACACCAGCTTTGACAGCTTTGGATGGGCTTTCCTGACGCTCTTCCGTCTCATGACTCAAGACTTCTGGGAAAATCTCTACATGCTG aCGCTGCGAGCTGCAGGGAAGACCTACATGGTTTTCTTTGTGCTGGTCATCTTTGTGGGCTCCTTCTACCTGGTGAATCTGAtcttggctgtggtggccatggcTTATGAGGAGCAGAACCAGGCCACAATTGAGGAGGCAGAGCAAAAAGAGGCTGAATTCAAGGCCATGCTGGAGCAGCTTAAGAAGCAACAAGAGGAGACGCAG gcTGCTGCGATGGCAACATCCGCAGGCACCGTGTCAGAGGCTGCGCTGGAGGATGTGGAAGGAGGACATTTGTCCCGCAGCTCCTCTGAAGTGTCCAAGCTGAGCTCAAAGAGTGCCAAAGAGAGGCGCAACCGCAAGAAAAAATGGCGCCAAAAAGAGCaggagaaagagaaaggagACAGCGAGAAGGTCGTCAAGTCTGAGTCAGACGACGGCAGCAAGAAAAGCACCATCCGTTTCCCAGGAAGTCGACTGGGGAGGAAAACGTCCATCATGAACCAG tcGCTGCTCAGCATCCCCGGCTCGCCCTTCATGTCACGCCACAACAGCCGCAGCAGCATCTTCAGCTTCAAAGGCCGCTCCAAGGACATGGGCTCGGAGAACGAGTTCGCCGACGACGAGCACAGCACGGTGGAGGAGAGCGAGGACCGCCGAGGCTCCCTGTTCATACCCTACCGTCGCAACAGCTACAGCGGCTACAGCCAAGGCTCGTCACGCATCCACCCCCTGGCCCCCCACTCAGGAGGGAAGAGGAACAGCACGGTGGACTGCAACGGCGTGGTGTCTCTCATCGGCCCAGGGCCCGGCAGACGGCTTCTGCCTGAG ACTACAGACTTGGAGATTAAGAAGAAACACTCGGGCTCTCTCATGGTTTCTGTGGATCAGCTCAACTCCTCCTTCAAAGGAAAGGAGAGAGCCAACAGTCAGATGAGTGTGGTCACCAACACGCTGATAGAGG AGTTGGAGGAGTCTCAGAGGAAGTGTCCTCCCTGTTGGTACAAGTTTGCTAACATCTTTCTCATCTGGGAGTGCTGTCCCATCTGGCTAAAAATTAAGCACATTGTCTACTTGATCGTCATGGACCCGTTTGTTGATCTGGCCATCACCATCTGCATTGTGCTCAACACCCTTTTCATGGCCATGGAGCACTACCCGATGACTCCACATTTTCAGGACGTCCTGGCTACTGGCAACCTG GTTTTCACTGGCATCTTTGCTGGGGAGATGTTTGCCAAGCTGATCGCCATGGACCCCTACTATTACTTCCAGGAAGGCTGGAACTGCTTTGATGGCTTCATTGTGACTCTGAGTTTGGTTGAGTTGGGACTGGCTGATGTGGAGGGCCTTTCAGTTCTCAGGTCTTTCCGATTG TTAAGAGTGTTCAAACTGGCCAAATCATGGCCCACCCTCAACATGCTGATCAAGATCATTGGTAACTCAGTGGGTGCACTGGGTAATTTGACCCTGGTGTTGGCCATCATTGTCTTCATCTTTGCTGTGGTGGGCATGCAGCTGTTTGGCAAAAGCTACAAGGACTGCGTGTGTAAGATCGCAGAGAGCTGTGACCTTCCTCGCTGGCACATGAACGACTTCTTTCACTCCTTCCTGATTGTGTTCAGAGTTTTGTGTGGGGAGTGGATTGAAACCATGTGGGACTGTATGGAGGTGGCAGGACAGGGCATGTGCTTAATCGTCTTCATGATGGTTATGGTTATTGGAAACCTGGTG gtgTTGAACCTGTTTCTGGCCTTGCTGCTGAGCTCTTTCAGTGCAGACAACCTCGCTGCCACCGATGATGATGGCGAGCCCAACAACCTCCAGCTCGCTGTTGTCCGCATTAAGAACGGTATTGCCTGGTTTAAGGCCAACATGCGGGTCTTGGTAGCCACAGTGCTCAAGAAG CCTAtagaagaggagcagaaaccTTTGGATGAAATGTATGAAAAGAAACTCAACTGTATTGCAAATCACACAGTTGACATCAACCGTGAACTGGACTATCCCAAAAATGGCAACGGTACAACCAGCGGCATCGGGAGCAGCGTGGGGAAGTACATGATTGATGAGGACTACATGTCCTTCATCCATAACCCCAACCTCACTGTGTGCGTTCCCATCGCGGTTGGCGAGTCGGATTTTGAAAACTTAAATACAGAAGACTTCAGCAGCGAATCAGACATTGAGAACAGCAAAGAT CTGGATGACACCAGTTCATCTGAGGGCAGCACGATAGACATCAAGCCTGATGTGGAGGAAGTGGCAGTGGTTGAAGTTGTGGAGGAGTATCTTGACCCAGATGCCTGCTGGACTGATG AATGTGTGGCTAAATACAAGTGCTGTGATGTTCCCATCACTCACGGCTGGGGAAAACACTGGTGGTTCCTGAGGAAGACCTGCTACCTGATAGTAGAACACAACTGGTTTGAAACCCTTATCATCTTTATGATCCTGCTCAGCAGTGGAGCCCTg GCCTTTGAAGACGTGTACATTGAGCAGAGGAAGACGGTGCGCATCATCCTGGAGTATGCAGATCGGGTTTTCACCTACATCTTCATCCTGGAGATGCTGCTAAAATGGGTGGCCTATGGCTTTGTCAAGTACTTCACTAACGCCTGGTGCTGGTTGGACTTCTTCATTGTGGAT GTGTCTATAGTCAGCCTTATAGCTAATGCTTTGGGCTACTCCGATCTAGGCCCGATTAAATCACTCAGGACACTGAGGGCCTTGAGACCCCTCAGGGCCCTGTCACGTTTTGAAGGGATGAGG gttgTAGTGAACGCCTTGGTGGGTGCCATTCCCTCCATCATGAATGTGCTGCTGGTGTGTCTCATCTTCTGGCTCATCTTCAGCATCATGGGTGTCAACCTGTTTGCTGGAAAGTATTATTACTGTTTCAACGAGACAGCGGAAGAATACTTTAAGCAGGACCAAgtgaacaacaaaacagagtgCTTTGCACTCATTAATGCAAATTATACTGAAGTCAGATGGAAGAACGTCAAGATCAATTTTGACAACGTGGGTGCTGGGTATCTGGCTCTCTTGCAAGTG GCAACATTTAAAGGCTGGATGGACATTATGTATGCAGCAATAGATTCTAGAAAG GTGGAAGACCAGCCCATCTATGAGGACAACCTGTATATGTACATTTACTTTGTCATATTCATCATCTTTGGCTCATTCTTTAccttaaatctttttattggTGTCATCATTGACAACTTCaaccaacagaagaaaaag tttggAGGTCAGGATATCTTCATGACAGAAGAGCAAAAGAAATACTACAATGCCATGAAAAAACTAGGAtcaaagaaaccacaaaaaccAATACCAAGACCTCAG aaCAAGATCCAGGGCATGGTATTTGACTTTGTCACGCAGCAGGTATTCGACATCTCCATCATGATACTCATCTGCTTAAACATGGTGACGATGATGGTGGAGACAGATGATCAGTCAGAGGACACAGAGTATGTGCTTTACTGGGTCAACTTCATATTCATTGTGATCTTCACCGGCGAGTTCTTACTGAAGCTGTTTGCGCTGCGTCACTATTACTTCACCAACGGCTGGAACATCTTTGATGTGGTTGTGGTCATCCTTTCAATCGTGG GAATGTTTCTGGCCGACCTGATAGAGAAATACTTTGTTTCACCGACGCTCTTCAGGGTGATTCGTTTGGCTCGAATCGGCAGAATCCTGCGTCTCATCAAAGGTGCCAAAGGAATCCGGACTCTGCTGTTTGCCCtcatgatgtcacttcctgcttTGTTCAACATCGGACTCCTGCTTTTCCTGGTCATGTTCATCTTCTCCATCTTTGGCATGTCCAACTTTGGCTACGTGAAACATGGGGCTGGAATTGATGATATGTACAACTTTGAGACGTTTGGAAACAGCATGATCATATTGTTTATGATCACCACGTCTGCTGGCTGGGACGGCCTGCTGTTGCCCATCCTTAACTACCCCCCAGACTGTGACCCCTATCTGGAGAACTCTGGTACCCCCGCCACTGGAGACTGTGGCAACCCATCCGTGGGGATCTTCTTCTTTGTTATGTACATAATCATTTCTTTCCTAATTGTGGTCAACATGTACATTGCCATCATCTTGGAGAACTTCAGTGTGGCCACAGAGGAGAGCGCCGACCCACTCAGTGAGGACGACTTTGAGACCTTCTATGAAATTTGGGAGAAGTTTGACCCTGATGCCTCCCAGTTCATCACCTATGCTAAGCTTTCTGACTTTGCTGATGCACTTGAACATCCGCTGCGCGTCCCCAAGCCGAACACCATCGAGCTGATTGCTATGGACATGCCTATGGTGAGTGGAGACCGCATTCATTGTCTAGACATCCTGTTTGCCTTCACCAAGCGTGTGCTGGGTGACAGCGGTGAGTTGGATATGCTGAGGCAACAAATGGAGGAGCGTTTTGTAGCAGCCAATCCTTCCAAGGTCTCTTATGAGCCAATTACCACCACTCTGAGGCGAAAGCAGGAGGACGTGTCTGCCAGGATCATTCAAAGGGCCTACCGCTCCTACCTGGCCCGGCGAGGATTTGTATGTAAGCGCAAACCAGCCACCAACAAACCTGAGAATGATGGTAACAATCAGgaacaagaaaagaaggagGGCACACCATCAACTGCCTCCCTGCCCTCTTATGACAGTGTAACCAAACCTGATAAGGAGAAACAGGATGACAACAATGAGGGGAAAGGAGACAGGAAAGAGAAAGGAAGAAACCAAAAAGACATCAGGGAATCTCAATGTTAG